One part of the Phragmites australis chromosome 3, lpPhrAust1.1, whole genome shotgun sequence genome encodes these proteins:
- the LOC133911049 gene encoding peroxidase 2-like has protein sequence MAASFRIAMAVTCALVLASACQGLEVGYYKKTCPRVEAIVRDEVKKFVYKNAGIGAGLIRLIFHDCFVQGCDGSVLLDPTTANPQPEKLSPPNMPSLRGFEVIDAAKDAVEKACPGKVSCADLVAFAARDAAYFLSRFKVKINVPAGRLDGRVSNASEALDNLPPPFFNITQLIDSFAAKGLDAEDMVVLSGAHTVGRSHCSSFVPDRLAVPSDINSWFANILRRRCPANPTPANDPTVNQDIFTPNAFDNQYYKNVLAHKVLFTSDAALITTPATAKMVRDSAYIPGWWEAKFAKAFVKMAAIEVKTGHQGEIRKNCRVVN, from the exons ATGGCTGCTTCGTTCAGGATTGCCATGGCGGTGACATGCGCCTTGGTGCTGGCGTCGGCGTGCCAGGGCCTGGAGGTGGGCTACTACAAGAAGACGTGCCCCCGCGTGGAGGCCATCGTCAGGGACGAGGTAAAGAAGTTCGTCTACAAGAACGCCGGCATCGGCGCCGGGCTCATCCGCTTGatcttccacgactgcttcgtccaG GGATGTGACGGCTCTGTGCTCCTGGACCCGACGACGGCGAACCCGCAGCCGGAGAAGCTGAGCCCGCCCAACATGCCCAGCCTGCGTGGCTTCGAGGTGATCGACGCAGCCAAGGACGCTGTCGAGAAGGCCTGCCCTGGCAAGGTCTCCTGCGCGGACCTCGTCGCATTCGCTGCCCGTGACGCTGCCTACTTCCTCAGCAGGTTCAAGGTCAAGATCAACGTACCCGCGGGCCGCCTCGACGGGCGCGTCTCCAATGCCTCCGAGGCCCTCGACAACTTGCCGCCGCCCTTCTTCAACATCACCCAGCTCATCGACAGCTTCGCTGCCAAGGGGCTCGACGCCGAGGACATGGTCGTGCTCTCAGGCGCGCACACCGTCGGTCGCTCCCACTGCTCGTCCTTCGTCCCCGACCGCCTCGCCGTCCCCTCCGACATCAACTCCTGGTTCGCCAACATCCTGAGGAGGAGGTGCCCCGCCAACCCGACCCCAGCAAACGACCCAACCGTGAACCAGGACATCTTCACTCCCAACGCGTTCGACAACCAGTACTACAAGAACGTGCTGGCGCACAAGGTGCTCTTCACATCCGACGCGGCGCTGATCACCACGCCGGCCACGGCCAAGATGGTGCGCGACAGCGCCTACATCCCCGGGTGGTGGGAGGCCAAGTTTGCAAAGGCATTCGTCAAGATGGCGGCCATCGAGGTGAAGACCGGCCACCAGGGAGAGATCAggaagaactgcagggtcgtcAACTAA